CGGCCGGCCGGCGGCGCAGCACGAGGAACTGCTCGAAGCCGGTCGCGGTGGCGCGGAGGACGAGGTCGATGCCGGGGCGCACGTCCCGGTAAGTGGCCTCGGGGCCGGAGAGCACCGGGGTGGGGAGTGGGCCGCTCCAGCCGAGGCCGAGCCTCCGGCCCGGGCCGGCGTCCAACGAGGCCAGGCCGGTCGGTGCCGCGACGGAGGTGGGGTCGGCCGCCTTCGCTTGCCGGGACTTCGCGGTAGCGGCGGTCCGCGGCCCGGCCAGTCGCAGGTGGTCGGGGTGGGAGACGGCGCCGACCGTGCCGTCCTCGGCGCGGCGCAGGTTCAGGTCCAGGGGCGCCCAACCGGTCGGCGCGTCGGCGTCGCGGACCCGGACCGGGCCGGCCGAGACCTCGGTGGTGAAGGTGCCATCCGGGTTGGCGTAGCTGGTCGAGTCTTCGCTCCGGGCCGAGGTGATCTCCACCCGGAAGCCCTGTGCAGCGGCTGCCCGCTGGGCCGACGCAGGGTCCTCGGCGGACCACACCACCGGCCTGAGCTGAGGTGCCGGGGCGGGCGGGGCGGCGGTCGCGGCTGTCATGTGGACAGTAGCGCCGGTGGCCACCAGCAGTCCGACCGTCGCCGCGGCAACGACGGTGGCAACTCTTCGCATTCTTCTTCCCCCGTATCGGAGCCGAACGGGCGTTCGGCTGCGGAGGATGCAACCACTCGGAGTGGTGACAGGCCATGGACGTACGGCCCATAAAGAGCGGCGGAAAAGCCGATCGCTTTGCATCGATCGGTGGGAGAGGCACGTCAGTCCGCCGCCACCACATGGGAAGGTGACGAAGACCACTTTCTGCCCGCCGGAGGGTACGGGGTTCGGGGCCGGCGTCCCCCCGGTTCGCGCCAAATCGCCAAGACGACGAACGGACCGGCCAACCGCTACCGACGACCGGGATCAAGCCCACCCAGTCGATTGCAAGTCGCCGACCAGCGCTCCTGGCCACGACCGTCCTCAGTGGTGCGGGCGGCCCGGTCGCCTGGTGTCAGCGCAGCTCCTGGATGCGGACCATGTTGCCGGCGGGATCGCGGAAGGCGCAGTCGCGAACCCCGTACGGCTGCTCGGTCGGTTCCTGGACGACCTCGGCGTCGCTGGCCTGCAGTCGCTCGAAGGTGGCGTCGAGGTCCCTGGTGGCCAGGATGACGCTGGCGTAGGTGCCCTTGGCCATCATCTCGGCGATGGTGCGGCGCTCGTCGTCGGTGATGCCGGGGGTGGCGGCCGGCGGGTGCAGGACGATGGACGCGGGCTGCCCGGCGGGGCCGACCGTGAGCCAGCGCATCCCCTGGTATCCGACGTCGTTGCGGAGCTCGAAGCCGAGCGTGTCGCGATAGAAGGCCAGCGCTGCCTCCGGGTCGTCCTGCGGGAGGAAGGTCTGGTGAATGGTGATGTCCATGGCGGTCACGCTACGCGCGGCTCAGGGCCCGAGGCTTCTCGATTCCTGACCGGCCTGGTGACCTGTTTCGCCACGCACGACGGCATCCCCTCCGTCGCGCCCGCCGCGTCGCGCCGGTAGGTGCTGGGCGGCACACCGACCAACTCGGTGAAGCGGGTGCTGAAGGTGCCCAGCGACGCGCAGCCGACGGCGAAACAGACCTCGGTGACGCTCAGATCCCCCCGACGCAGCAGCGCCATTGCCCGCTCGATGCGCCGGGTCATCAGATAGGCGTACGGCGACTCGCCGTAGGCGCGCCGGAACTCGCGGCTGAGGTGCCCGGCCGACATGTTCACCCCGCGGGCGAGCGCCTCGACGTCCAGCGGCTGCGCGTACTCCCGGTCGATCCGGTCGCGGACGCGGCGCAGCCGGGCGAGGTCGCTCAGCCGCTGCGCCGCCGCGGAGGTGCTGGTCACCTGGGCAATCTTGCCACGTCTCGGCCACTCGACCCTGGTGGACGCCCCGCCAACGGTCGACCCGAGTCGGAGCAGTGGGGACGCCGCACCATCGCCGCGAGGGTCCGGATCAGGCGCCGACGTAGGCCGCGAGGTGCTCGCCGGTGAGGGTGGAGCGGGCGGCGACGAGGTCGGCGGGGGTGCCCTCGAAGACGATCCGGCCGCCGTCGTGGCCGGCGCCCGGGCCGAGGTCGATGATCCAGTCGGCGTGCGCCATGACCGCCTGGTGGTGCTCGATGACGATGACCGACTTGCCGGCGTCGACGAGCCGGTCGAGCAGGCCGAGCAGTTGCTCGACGTCGGCCAGGTGCAGGCCGGTGGTGGGCTCGTCGAGGACGTAGACGCCGCCCTTCTCGGCCATGTGGGTGGCCAGCTTGAGCCGCTGCCGCTCGCCGCCGGAGAGCGTGGTGAGCGGCTGGCCGAGGGTGAGGTAGCCGAGCCCGACGTCGGCGAGCCGGTCGAGGACGGCGTGCGCGGCCGGGGTGCGGGCGTCGCCGGCGCCGAAGAACTTCTCGGCCTCGGTCACCGACATCGCCAGCACCTCGCTGATGTCGCGGCCGCCGAGGTGGTATTCCAGCACTGCCGGCTGGAACCGCTTCCCCTCGCACTCCTCGCACATGGTGGCGACGCCGGCCATCATCGCCAGGTCGGTGTAGATGACGCCGGCGCCGTTGCAGTTGGGGCAGGCGCCCTCGGAGTTGGCGCTGAACAGCGCCGGCTTCACACCGTTGGCCTTCGCGAACGCCTTGCGGATCGGGTCGAGCAGCCCGGTGTACGTCGCGGGGTTGCTCCGCCGCGAGCCACGGATCGCCGTCTGGTCGACGGACACCACCCCGTCCCGCCCGGAGACCGAGCCGTGGATCAGCGAACTCTTGCCCGAGCCCGCCACCCCGGTGACGACGACCAGCACCCCGAGCGGGATGTCGACGTGGACGTCCCGCAGGTTGTGGGCGCTGGCGCCGCGCACCTCCAGCACGCCCGACGGCGTACGCACCGATGGCTTCAGGGAGGCCCGGTCGTCCAGGTGCCGCCCGGTGACCGTGCCGCTGGCCCGCAGCCCCTCGACGGTGCCCTCGAACACCACCTCGCCGCCCGCGGTGCCGGCGTGCGGGCCGAGGTCGACGACGTGGTCGGCGATCGCGATCGCCTCGGGCTTGTGCTCCACGACCAGCACCGTGTTGCCCTTGTCGCGCAGCCGCAGCAGCAGTTCGTTCATCCGCTGGATGTCGTGCGGGTGCAGCCCGACGGTCGGCTCGTCGAAGACGTAGGTGACGTCGGTGAGCGAGGAGCCGAGCTGGCGGATCATCTTGACGCGCTGCGCCTCGCCGCCGGAGAGCGTGCCCGACGGCCGGTCGAGACTGAGGTAGCCGAGGCCGATCTCGACGAACGAGTCGAGGGCGTGCCGCAGCTTGGCCAGCAGCGGTGCCACCGACGGCTCGTCGAGGCCGCGGATCCATTCGGCCAGGTCGCTGATCTGCATCGCGCAGGCGTCGGCGATGTTGATGCCCTTGACCTTCGAGGACCGGGCCTCCGCGGCGAGCCGGGTGCCGCCGCAGTCAGGACAGGTGGTGAAGGTGACCGCCCGCTCCACGAACGCGCGGATGTGCGGCTGCAGGGCATCGACGTCCTTGGACAGGAACGACTTCTGGATCTTCGGGATCAGCCCCTCGTAGGTGAGGTTGATGCCGTCGACCTTGATCTTGGTCGGCTCCCGGTGGAGCAGGTCGTGCAGCTCCTTCTTGGTGTACTTGCGGAGCGGCTTGTCCGGATCGAAGAAGCCGCAGCCGGTGAAGATGCGGCCGTACCAGCCGTCCATGCTGTAGCCGGGGAT
This sequence is a window from Micromonospora sp. NBRC 110009. Protein-coding genes within it:
- a CDS encoding VOC family protein gives rise to the protein MDITIHQTFLPQDDPEAALAFYRDTLGFELRNDVGYQGMRWLTVGPAGQPASIVLHPPAATPGITDDERRTIAEMMAKGTYASVILATRDLDATFERLQASDAEVVQEPTEQPYGVRDCAFRDPAGNMVRIQELR
- a CDS encoding excinuclease ABC subunit UvrA — translated: MSKATSRQAQSPAPHGADSHDLIRVHGARENNLKDVSVEIPKRRLTVFTGVSGSGKSSLVFDTIAAESQRLINETYSSFVQGFMPTLARPEVDVLEGLTTAIIVDQERMGGDARSTVGTATDANAMLRILFSRLGKPYIGPPSAFSFNVPSVRASGAITVERGATKTQRATFNRLGGMCPRCEGMGSVTDFDLSALYDDSKSLNEGALTIPGYSMDGWYGRIFTGCGFFDPDKPLRKYTKKELHDLLHREPTKIKVDGINLTYEGLIPKIQKSFLSKDVDALQPHIRAFVERAVTFTTCPDCGGTRLAAEARSSKVKGINIADACAMQISDLAEWIRGLDEPSVAPLLAKLRHALDSFVEIGLGYLSLDRPSGTLSGGEAQRVKMIRQLGSSLTDVTYVFDEPTVGLHPHDIQRMNELLLRLRDKGNTVLVVEHKPEAIAIADHVVDLGPHAGTAGGEVVFEGTVEGLRASGTVTGRHLDDRASLKPSVRTPSGVLEVRGASAHNLRDVHVDIPLGVLVVVTGVAGSGKSSLIHGSVSGRDGVVSVDQTAIRGSRRSNPATYTGLLDPIRKAFAKANGVKPALFSANSEGACPNCNGAGVIYTDLAMMAGVATMCEECEGKRFQPAVLEYHLGGRDISEVLAMSVTEAEKFFGAGDARTPAAHAVLDRLADVGLGYLTLGQPLTTLSGGERQRLKLATHMAEKGGVYVLDEPTTGLHLADVEQLLGLLDRLVDAGKSVIVIEHHQAVMAHADWIIDLGPGAGHDGGRIVFEGTPADLVAARSTLTGEHLAAYVGA
- a CDS encoding helix-turn-helix transcriptional regulator — its product is MTSTSAAAQRLSDLARLRRVRDRIDREYAQPLDVEALARGVNMSAGHLSREFRRAYGESPYAYLMTRRIERAMALLRRGDLSVTEVCFAVGCASLGTFSTRFTELVGVPPSTYRRDAAGATEGMPSCVAKQVTRPVRNREASGPEPRVA